One Streptosporangium becharense genomic window, CGGCCGGGCCGGCATCGCCTGGGCCCTGCACGAGGCAGGCCGCGCACTCGACGACCCGGCGCTGCGCACCGCGGGAACCGATCTGGCGCTGGGCCTGCCCATCTCCTGGCCCAACCCGGACGTGTGCCACGGCCTGGCCGGCACCGGGCTGGCGCTGCTGCACTTCTGGCACGCCACCGGCGAGGCCCGCTTCCGCGATCGGGCCGGTGACTGCGCCGACGCCCTGCTCAAGGCCGCCCAGCACACCTCCGACGGGGTGCTGTGGCCGATCCCGAAGGACTTCGACTCCGCGCTGGCCGGCGTGACGCACTACGGCTTCGCCCACGGTGTCGCCGGGATCGGCGCCTTCCTGCTGGCCGCGGGCACCGCGCTGGGCCGCGACGACTGCCTGGAGACCGCGCTGGCCGCCGGCGACACCCTGCTGGCCGCCGCCGAGTACCGGGGCGAGGCCGCGTTCTGGTCGGACGGGCCGTCGAGCAAGGGCGGGCTGACGCACTGGTGCAGCGGCTCGTCCGGGGTGGGCACGTTCCTGGTCCGGCTGTATGCGGCCACCGGGGATTCCCGGTTCCGGGAGGCGGCCGAGGCTGCCGCGGCGGCGGTGTACACCCGAAGGCTGAGCGCGGGCACCGCGGCCTGCCACGGCCTGGCCGGGGACGGGCAGTTCCTGTTGGATGCGGCCGACCTGCTGGGCGAACCGGTCTACCACGAGTGGGCCGCCGACCTGGCGGCGCTGCTGTGGGCGCGGGCCGCGCTGCGCGACGGGCTGCTGGTGGTGCCCGACGAGAACGGTACCGAGGTGAGCGTCGGCTGGAACACCGGCCTGGCCGGGGTGCTGGACTTCCTGCACCGGCTGCGCCACGGCGGGCCACGCCCCTGGACGGCCGACGACATCGCTCTTCGCCCCGCGGGGGCGGTGTGATGACCGCCGGCACGATGAGCCCGGTCCACGCCACGGCCGGGGAGGAGCGCCTTCCGTACATCCGGCGGGTCAACGTCCGCTTCTCCGGCCGCGGCCGGTACGCGGCCTGCCTGGCCGGCGACGGCCACCGCCTCACCCCGGAGGTGTGGGACCTCACCGGTGACCGGCCGCGGCCCCGGACGCTGCGCACCCGCGCCGGGGAGACCTTGCAGACCCTGCCGGTGCCCACCGATGACGGCCACCTCCTGCTGTGCCGCTCCGGTGCCGACGGCGTGCACCGGCTCGTGCTGGTCGTCCCGGCCGCGAACCGCGACGAGACATCCGAAGAATACGAACTGCCCGCCTTCGACGAGGTCGGCGTCAGGCTGACGCCCGGACCGGCCGAAGGAACGGCCGCCCTGGCCTTCGTGGAGAGAGCCGACGGGAACACGACGGTGTGGCGCCTGTCCGGGCGGGTCGAACCGCCCGAGCAGGTCGTCGAGCTGCCGGGGTTCGTCTCCGGCGGCGCCTGGCTCGACGACACCGGTGAGCGCCTCGTCCTGTCACCCAGGAATGCGGAACTCGGCACCCTGGTCTTGAACCTGACGAGCGGTGCCGTCACCCCGCTGGCCGGGCCGGCCGGTGACGAGCACTTCCTGCTGGCCGCGTCCGCCGGGACGCTGCTGTTGGCCGCGCACCGCGACGGCGCCTACCGGCTCGGTGTGCGCCACCGTGACGATGCCGGGGCGTCCACCGTCTTCCCCGACCGGTTGAACACGATCGAGGGCACGGTGACCCCGCTGGCGCTGGACCCGGCCGGAGAACGCTTGGCGCTGGCCGTCACCCACGGCGCTCGCTCCCACCTGCTCGTCCACGACCTGGCCGACGACACCATCGCTGAGGTCGACTTCCCGACCGGGATGCTGCATCCGGCAGCGCGCTGGACCGCCACCGGCCTGCACCTGGTCCACACGACGCCGGAGCATCCGCCGGGACTGGTGACGGTGGCGAACTCGGTCTTCTCCGTGCCCGAGTGGAGCCGGGCGCGGTGGGAGTCGGCCCGCATCCGGGACTACGAGGGGCCGGGCGGGAGTATCGAAGCCGTCGTGTACGGCGACCCCGTGACCAGCCCACAGGTGGTGCTGGCGTTGCACGGTGGTCCAGAGGCCGCCTGGCA contains:
- a CDS encoding S9 family peptidase, giving the protein MTAGTMSPVHATAGEERLPYIRRVNVRFSGRGRYAACLAGDGHRLTPEVWDLTGDRPRPRTLRTRAGETLQTLPVPTDDGHLLLCRSGADGVHRLVLVVPAANRDETSEEYELPAFDEVGVRLTPGPAEGTAALAFVERADGNTTVWRLSGRVEPPEQVVELPGFVSGGAWLDDTGERLVLSPRNAELGTLVLNLTSGAVTPLAGPAGDEHFLLAASAGTLLLAAHRDGAYRLGVRHRDDAGASTVFPDRLNTIEGTVTPLALDPAGERLALAVTHGARSHLLVHDLADDTIAEVDFPTGMLHPAARWTATGLHLVHTTPEHPPGLVTVANSVFSVPEWSRARWESARIRDYEGPGGSIEAVVYGDPVTSPQVVLALHGGPEAAWQFGFDPLFQRLAAAGIAVVAPNQRGSTGYGAAHRDAIRGAWGGPDLADVLHLGRTLAATRGPDRECPALYGISYGAHLALLAAAAQPDLWSRAAVVAPFLSGPALYADGPQSVRNLIDRLGGREEVGDDLGPRDLLALAPRMRLPLLIVHGERDLIIPVTHSRRLHDRLRESGHRDSTGLTYLEVPGGGHDPLADTGGHLLLDCVTDFLHTGSPPGL